DNA from Asanoa sp. WMMD1127:
AGGACATCCTGCGCTGGGCGGCCTGCAAGTGGGGCGTCGACGAGGACCTAGTCTTCGCCCAGGCGGCGATCGAGAGCTGGTGGCGCCAGACGGTCTTCGGCGACTACACGTCGGACCCGACGCGCTGCGCCCCGGGCCACGGGTTGGGTGTCGACGGGCGGCCGGGCCAGTGCCCGGAGAGCTTCGGCATCCTGCAGGACCGGCACCCCTATCAGAAGTCGGCCTGGCCGGGCGTCTCCCGCTCGACGGCGATGAACGCGGACCTGGCGTACGCGATCTGGCGGAGCTGCTTCGAGGGCCACGAGGGCTGGCTGAACGACGAGGAACGCGGGCGGCCGTACGTCCCCGGCGACCAGTGGGGCTGCGTCGGGCGCTGGTACAGCGGGCGCTGGCACACGCCGGACAGCGAGGACTACATCAACCGGGTCAAGGACTACCTGAACCGCCGCATCTGGGAAACCCGCGACTTCCAACAACCGTGACAGAAGCCGCGCCCGGGGTAAGGGATGGGCTATGACTGTCGACGACGTCACCCTCGACGCCGCGGTGGAGCCGCTGGTCGTGGCGGTTGACATCGGGTCGACCGCGACCCGTGGCGGGGTTCACGACGGGTCGGGCCGGCGGGTCGCGGGGCTGCAGCACAAGGTGCCGCACGCGTTCACGGTCGCGCCGGACGGCACCTCGGTCATCGATCCCGAGCAGGTGACCGCGGAGGTCGAGCAGGTCCTCGACGCGGTGACCGGGCACTCGCGGCTGCGGACCCGCGTCGCCGGCGTCGCGATCGACACCTTCGCCGCCTCGCTCATCGCGGTCGACGCGGCCGGGCGTGCGCTCACCCCGTGCCTGACCTACGCCGACTCGCGCAGCGCCGACGCGGTAGCGGCGCTGCGGAAGGAGCTCGACGAGCACGCGATCCAGCAGCGCACCGGCACCCGCCTGCACACCAGCTACCACGCCCCGCGGCTGCGCTGGCTCGCGGCCACGCAACCGCGCGTCGTCGCCGGGGCCGCGGGCTGGTGGTCACTGGGCGAGTACGTGCTCGCCCGGCTCGTCGGGCAGCCGCTGGCCGGGACGTCCACCGTGGCCTGGACGGGCCTGCTCGACCGGCGCACCGGCGAGTTCGACACCGAGCTGCTCACGGCCGCCGACATCGCCCCGGAGCAGCTGACCCCGCCACTGGACCCGACGCGGCCGCTGCCGTTGGCCAGACCGGCGCGCTGGCCCGCCCTCGCCCGGGCGGCCTGGTTCCCCGTCATCACCGACGGCTTCGCCAGCAACATCGGATCCGGGGCGACCGACGCCACGGTCCTCACCGCGGCCACGGCCACCAGCGGCGCCCTGCGGGTGCTGCTCGACGGCCCGGCCGACCCGCTGCCGTTCGGCTTGTGGAACTACCGGGTCGACGGGGGACGCACGCTGCTCGGCGGGGCGATCAACGACGTCGGTCGCGCGTTCAGTTGGGCGCAGGACTCGTTGCGGGTGAGCGGGACGCTCGCCGACGTGCTGACCGCGCCGCCGAGCGACGCCACGCCACTCGTGCTGCCGTACCTCACCGGTGAACGCGCGCCCGGCTGGGTCGGCGGCGCCCGCGCCGTGTTGGGCGGGGTCTCGGCCGCCACGGACGCCGACGCCCTGTTCCGCGGGATCGTCGAGGGCGTGGCGATGACCTACGCGCGCGTCGCCGACGAGCTGGGGCCGGCGGCCCCGCAGGTCGTCGAGGTCGCGGCGGCGGGTCGGGTCAGCAACGACCAGCCCGAGTGGCTCCAGGTCCTCGCGGACGTGCTCGGCCGGCCGGTCACCCACGTGACCCGGCAGCGCGCCACACAACGCGGCACGGCCCTGCTCGCCCTCGACGTGCTGGCGCCCGAGGTCCCGCGCGCGCCCCGCAGCACCGGGGCGACCTTCGAGCCGCGACACAAAGACCACTACACGGCCCGCCGAGCCCGCTTCGCCGACGTCTACGACGCCCTCCTGCGTGGCTGAGGCGCGGGCCGGCCAGTTCAGCGCAGCGCCGTCGCGACCAGGGTGGCGAACGAGCGGGCGGCTTCTGGGTCCGGCCGGCGGGCCGGGCCGTTCATGTGGCCCAGGAACGCGTGTTGGAAGCAGGCGCCGACGAGGAGGGCGGCGGCCGCGACCAGGTCCGCGTCCGGGCGGACGGCGCCGCGGTCCTGCTGCAGGCGCAGGTAGTCGACGACCGCCTCGTTGACCCGGTGCGGGCCGGCGCCGACCTGGCGGAGGCCCGCCGTGTGGGCCGCCAGGATCGACGGGTCGCCGAAGATCGAGGCGAGCATCGGGAACGCCTCCGTGTAGAAGGCGATCGCGGCCGTCGCGATCGCGGTCAGGCCCGTCGGCAGGTCGTCGTCCAGGACGGCCAGGGCGCGGTTGAGTCTGGCCAGGCCCGGTGAGCGCTCGCGGAGCACCTCGACCAGCAGCTCGACCTTGCCGGTGAAGTGCTTGTAGAGCGTGGCCTCCGAGTAGCCGGCCGCTTTCGCGATCTCGCGGGTCGTGGCGTTGGCCATGCCGCGGCTGCGGATGACCTCGGCGGCGGCGTCGAGGATCACGTCCCTGGTTCCCACTGCGGCTCCCCTTGACAGGTTAGTAAGCGTTCACCATCCTAGAGGTGAGTGAGCACTTACTAACCACACGGGTGGAGGCAACTCATGAAACTCACGGTGCTGGGCGCGACCGGGGGGACCGGGCAGCACGTCGTGCGGCGGGCGCTCGACGCGGGCCATCACGTGACCGCGGTCGTACGCGACCCGGCGCGGCTGACCGTCGCCGCCGACCCGCGGCTCGAGGTGGTGGTCGCCGACGTGTTCGACCCGGAGTCGATCGCGGCCGCGGTCACCGGCCGGGACGCGGTGATCGACACGCTCGGACCGCGGCCGGGCACCGAGCCGACGGTCTGCTCGCGTGGCGCGCAGGCGGTGGTGGCGGCGGTGGCCGCCAACAACTCGGCGGCGCGGCTGCTGGTGGTGACCGGCAGCGGGCACGCGCGGGACGCGGGCGACGGACCGGTCACCCGCTACCTGCTCAAGCCGCTGGTCGGCGCGCTGGCGCTGCGCAAGCAGTTCGCGGACTTCGGGCGGGCCGAGCGCGCGGTCTTCGACAGCCGCCTGCGGTGGACCGTGCTGCGCCCGCCGCAGCTCACCGACGGCGGGCGCAAGCCCTACCGCACCGCGCTCGACCGCAACGTCCGCGGCGGCTTCCGGCTGTCCCGCGCGGACCTGGCCGACGCCATCATGGTCGCCCTCGACGACCCGAAGACCGTCGGCCACGTCATCGGGCTCGGCTACTGAAGCTACTGAGAGCCGTAGGTGTCGCGGTAGTAATGGGCCAGCCGGTCGCGGTAGTCGGGCGCGTCAGCGTGTTCCGGTGCGTCCTTGATCTGGTCCTTGGTGCGGTCGACGTGCACCGTGCGGGACTGGTGGTCGACCCGGTCGACGACGCCGGCCGGCAGCAGGACGGAGCGGCCGAAGATCCAGGGGCCGGTGTCGACCACCAGGTCCGTGTCGGTGGCCTTCTCGACCTTGCCGATCTCGCCGTCGACCGCCGCTACCGCGTAGCCGGTCAGGTCGATCGAGAAGCCCGGACCGCCCTCGTCGGCGGCCTCGACCGTGCGGCTGCGGGCACGGTCGAGATCCGGGTCGTCGGGGTCGCGGTCCGGCGTGGTCTGGTCGTGGCCGCCCCCGAGGGCAGGAGTGCGCCACGACCACGCGTTGAAGACATCCACGCCTTCGCGTTACCCAGGAATCACCACGCCAGAACCCCGTTCTGGTCGCCCTCGAGGGTGATCAGGTGGCCCCAGAGCAGGCCCGACGGGCCGTCCGCGGGCAGCGTCGCGAGGTGCACGTTGACGGCGGCGGCCTGCTCGGGCGTACGGAAGCCGTGGTGGTCGTTGAAGTCCGTCGCGGTGTAGCCGGGGTTCGCCGCGTTGACCTTGATAGCGGTGTCGCGGAGCTCCTTGGCGTACATCGCGGTGATCATGTTGAGCGCCGCCTTCGACGCCGGGTACGGCACGGAGGTCAGCACGAACAGCGGGCTCGCCGGGTCGGTGAGCGAGGTGATCGAGCCGACCTCGCTGGACACGTTGACGATCCGGGCGGCCGGGGCGCGGCGCAACAGCGGCAGGAACGCGTTGGTGACCGTGACGACGCCGTACACGTTGGTCTCGAAGACCTCCCGCAGCGTGCCGATCGTCGTGCGGCTCGGCTCGCCGGCGGCGCCGTCGGCGCGCAGGATGCCCGCATTGTTGACCAGCACGTCGAGCCGGCCGAACTCCTCCTCGACGAGGTCGGCGGCGGCTCGCACGGTGGCGGCGTCGGTGACGTCCAGCAGCACGAACTTGGCGTCCAGCCCAGCGCCGGAGAGCTCCTTCGCCGCCGTCCGGCCGCGGTCGGCGTCCCGGGCGGCGACCAGCACCGTCATGCCCCGCTCGCCGAGCGCCCGCGCTGTCGCGTACCCGATGCCCTTGTTGGCGCCGGTGATCAAAGCGATCTGTGTCATGCGGTCGAGCCTGCCGGCGCCCGGGCGGTCGGCGGCAGGACCGGTGTTGCCTGGTACCGGCCGTACCACCCAGGTCGGCGCGGGTTGCGGCACCCTTGAGTCGTGACGGTCAACCGGCAGGAGCTCGCGGCCTTCCTGCGCAGCCGGCGCGCCCGGCTGCGGCCCGGCGACGTGGGCCTGCCGGCGGGTGGCGCCGGCCCCCGCCGCACGCCCGGCCTGCGCCGCCAGGAGGTGGCCGAGCTCGCCCGGATCTCGATCGACTACTACATCCGGCTCGAGCAGGGCCGCGGTCCGCAGCCGTCCCGGCAGGTGCTCGGCGCGCTGGCCCGGGCGTTGATGCTGACCGCCGACGAGCGCGAATACCTGTTCCGGATGGCCGGCGAACCGCCGCCGGTGGTGGTCGGGCCGAGCCGTGAGCTGCTGCCCGCGATCCGGCACCTGCTCGACACCATGCCGCTGACCCCGGCGTACGTGGTCGACGCGAAGTACGACCTGCTCGCCTGGAACGCCCTGGCGACCCGGTTCATCGGGGACCTGTCGGCGCACCCGCCGGCCGACCGCAACATGCTGCGCTGGATGTTCCGCCAGTCGGTCGACGACCCGCACTGGCGCGACGAGGACGCGCTCGCCTTCACGGCCGCCTCGGTCGCGGACGTACGCGCGGCGTACGCCCGATATCCCGGCGACCCCGGCATCGAGGCGCTGGTGACCGAGCTGCTCGGGCTCTCGCCGCAGTTCGCCCGGATGTGGCACAGCCACGACGTGGCAGTGCGCCGCGGCGTACGCAAGCGCGTCGTCCACCCCGACGTCGGCCCGCTCGAGTTCGAGTGCCAGGTGCTGCACATCAGCGACAGCGACCAGCGGATGATCGTCTACTGTGCTGAGCCCGGCTCCCCGACCGAAGCCGCCTTCCGCCGCCTGACCGAACTCCCCGCCCTGCGACCCTAGAGCGCCAGCAGCCGGCGCAACCCCTGGTCGACCTGGCTCATCAGCGCGGCCGACAGCCGGGCGTGCCGGTGACCGAACGCCGCCGGGTCGGCGTACCGGATGCGGGACAGGTCGATCGTGCCGCCACCGGCGATGTCCTTCGGCAGCGGCAGCAGGATCCCGGGCACGTCGCCGTCGGCGCGATCGTGCACCAGCACGATCACCGGATAGTCGGCGCTGAACGTGTTGGCGCTGACCACCAGCACGCGGACCCGGCGGCTGCCGATCGTGTAGTCGAAGACGTCGCCGCGCCTCACCATGTGGCGTCGAAGTCGGCCAGCGCGGCCGCGTCGTCACCCTCCAACGAGGCGTGCCAGGCCTTGGCGGCGGCGATGTTGCGCCGGTCGAGATATTCGCGGATGGCCTCCGCGACCAGCGCGGACCGGTTGCCGCCGCCGACGGCGGCATTGAGCGCCTGCGCGAGATCGTCGTCGAGCGTGATCGACATGGCCGCCGTCATGCCGGGGACACTATCAATGATCGTATTGGGGATGTTGTCACTGCCGGCGTGTCGATGCTCGGCGTGTCGGATCAGCCGCTGGTGGTCGCGCCCCAGTCCTCGGGCTTGGTGTCGCGGAGGTGTTGGCTGAACATCCAGCGATGCCCTTCCGGGTCCTCGACCCGGTAGCTGCGCACGCCGTAGGGCTGGTCCTCCGGCCGGCTGAGCAGCCGGGCGCCCGCGGTCTCGGCCCGGGCGGCGTGGGCGTCCACGTCGTCGACGTAGATCATCACGCCGTTGATCACCCAGGGCTGTTCGGTCCAGCGCATCGCGATGGTGCAGTGTTCGCGGTGGTGTTTCGGGCTCTCGTAGCCGATGCCGGCCGGCATGGCGATCGCGACGACCGCGTCGCCGAGGGCGAGCTCCGCGTGGCCGATCGAGCCGTCGTCGGCGGTCAGTCGCATGCGCTCGGTGAAGCCGAACGCGTCGCGCAGGAAGTTGATGGCGGCCACGCCGTCCTCGTACGCCAGCATCGGCACGATCGCGGCCGGATAGTCCGCGGGCCGGGTGTTGCGTTCGGGCCCGGCGTCGATGTCGTTGGTCATGTGACCGACCGTATCGACGCGCGCCGCGCTCCGCTTGGACAAATGGGAAGGCGGCGCAACCCGCGCTCCGTCCGCGCGTTAGCCGAGGCGTGGGTGTGGCCGGCACGCTGACCGCGCGCCTGGTCGAGGTGGTCCTCGCCGTGGGCGGGCTGCTGTTCACCGTCGTGGGCAGCGAGAGCGAGCCGGTCGTCGTGCTCTTCCTGCTCTTCTGGGGCCTGCTCGCGTTCGCCTACCTGCTGGTCGGCACGGTCTGGGTGCGCCGGGAGCGGTTCATCGACCCGCACCTGCCGCCACCGCCGATGACCGGTTGGAACGCCCGGCTGACCGGCCGCCGGTTCAGCTTCTTCTTCACCGCCGCCGCGAGCATCACGGGGCTCGGCGCGTCGCTGGACGTGCTCGCGGTCGACGAGAGCAGCGACTTCAGCGGTCTGGTGCAGGGGCTCGGCGCGTTCGTCACGTTCTGCGCGTGGCTGTTGCTGCAGGTCGGGTACGCCCGCTTCTACGCACAGTGGACCGGCTGGCGGTTCCCGAAGTGCCCGTACCCCCGGTTGATCGACTTCCTGTACTTCTCGGTCACGGTGGGCGTCTCGTTCGCGGCGTCCGACGTGGAGGTGCAGGGTCGGGTGGTCCGCTATCACGTGATGGTGCACAGCGTGATCAGCTTCTTCTACAACGCGATCGTGCTGGCCATCGCGGTCAACATCATCACTGGATAGTTGTCCTCCGATCAGGGGATTCCATTCGGGCTTATTGGGTGTGTTCCGGCATACCGGTCGGTTGACGAGTATGACTGTCCGGTGACGTCAGAACCCCCCAAGACGCCCAAGCCGAAGCCCACACCTGAACCCGAGCCCGTCCCGGCGCCAGGAAAGCCCTGCGCACGGGTGGTCGGCGGCTGCTACGAGCTGGTCGAACAGATCGGCGGCGGCGCCAGCGGCACCGTCTGGCGTGCCCGCAGCCAGGCCACCGGCGAAGCGGTCGCCGTCAAGCTGCTGCGCGACGAGCTGGTGCCGCAACCCAAGGCCGTGATGCGCTTCGTGCAGGAGCGCGCGATCCTCGCGGCCCTCGAACACGAGAACATCGTGCCGGTGCGTGAGCTGCTCACCATCGGCGACTCGCTCGGCCTGGTGATGGAGCTCGTCGAGGGTGGCAGCGCGCGGGCGCTGCTGCGGGAGCGTGGCACGCTGACCCCGGCTGAGGCCGCCACGGTGATGGCCGGCGTGGCCGACGGGCTGGCGCACGCGCACCACCTCGGTGTCGTGCACCGCGATCTCAAACCCGACAACATCCTGGTGGGTACGCCCGAGGCGCTGGACAGCGATCCCGGTGTGCGCCTGACCGACTTCGGCATCGCCCGGGTCGTCGACGCGCCGCCGCTGACCACCACCGGGGCGCTGCTGGGGACGCCGAACTACCTCGCGCCCGAGGTGATCAACGGTGCCAAGCCGTCGCCCTCCTCCGACGTCTACGCGTTCGGCATGGTGCTCTACGAGCTGCTGACCGGGCGGCCGCCCTACGCGGGCCACACCCCGCGCTCGGTGTTCCGCCGGCACGTGGAGACCCGGCCGCGGCGCAACCCTGGCATCCCCGACGTGCTCTGGCGCATTGTCTCGTCCTGTGTGGACCGCAACCCCGCGTGCCGGCCGTCGGCGGCCGGGCTGGGCGAGGCGCTGCGCCTCGCCGCCGTGCGGTTGGGCGCCGCGCCGGCGCTGCCCAAGCCGCCCCGGCTGCCGATGCAGTCGGCGCTGACCGGCCGCCCGTGGATACCGACCCAGCGTCGCCGGGTGCCGGCCTGGCACGCGATCACCACGGTCGTCTCGGTGTTCGTGCTGCTGACCGTCGCGTTGGTGGCGCTGGACTGGCCGGGCGGCGGCGACGGGCAGCGGGCCGACGCGAGCCGGCCGACCGCGTCGCCCGGACCGTCCCGCAGCGGTGGTGGCGGCGCCAAGCCGCAGCGGGCCGGCCGGCCCGCCTCGACCGAGATCGCCGAGTTGACCGCCAACCGGATGGCCAAGCCGGCCCCGGCCAAGGCCGCCCGCCCGTCGGAGGCCAAGGTGGCGCCGGTCCCGACGGCGTACGGTCCGGTCAAGTGCACCGGCTACCAGTGGAAGTTCCTGCAGCCGGCGTTCTCCAACACGTGCTTCGCGACCGGCCCGGGGATCCGCGTGTCCGGGGGGCTGAAGTCCAAAGAGGTGCTGGCCGACATCACGCTGACGCTGAAGGACACGGCCGGCAACCGGGTCGGGCAGCCGTACACCTGCCCGGGTCTGCGCTTCGGTCCGGAGATGTCCGAGCGGGTCTGCGGCGCTTTCGAGCTGACCCCGCCGCGTGGCCGGCGCTACGTGCTCGTGCAGAGCTGGCGGGTCTACGACGGCGACGGCACGGCGATCCACGGCGAGGCCAAGAGCGCGGAGTTCGCCTACTGACGAGGGGCAGCGAGCGGCGGTGGCTTTCGCTATCGTCGGCGCTCTTCCGTCGTCGTGAGGAGTTCTCGCCGTGCGCCGCATCCTGGTCGCTGCCGTTGCTGTTTCCGCCCTGGCCCTCGCCGCGTGCGGGTCCTCCGACGACGACGCCGGCGGCGCGGGTGCGGCCCCGGCCGGCGCCAGCCCGACCGCCGCCGCGGCAGCCGGCGGGTCCGACGACACGACCGTCTGCCGGGAAGCCGTGCAGATCAGCAAGGACGGCGCCGCCGGCTTCGGGGCGGGCGTGGAGAACCTTTTGAAGCTCGCCATCGAGGGCGACGAGGCCAAGGTGGACGCGGCGGAGAAGGAGTTCCGCGGCACGTTGGGCGCGTGGTCCGACAAGCTCGCCGAGCTGTCGGGCAAGCAGGTGTCGGCCGAGGTCAAGTCCGCCCTGACCGAGGGCGCGGCCACGGTCGAGAAGATCGCCGACCCCGCGGACAACACCCCGGTCAACGCGGCCAAGGAGGCCCTGACCGGCGTCGCCGACAAGGTGCGGGCCGCCTGCTCCTAACTTTTAGCGGCGGCTCGTGGTCAGGTCGCGTTGCGCCAGCCAGCGGGTGTATTCCGTGCGGTCCAGCGGGTTGCCGTCGGTGCGGGCGCGGTGGGGTGGGCGGCCCTCGACCGGGCGGTCCCCGGCCGGGGTCGAGGTCCAGAGGCCCTCGCCGTTGGTCAGGTCGGGCAGCCGGCGCTGCGCCTGCGTGACCGCGCGGGCGGGGATCGAGCCGGCGATCCGCCAGCTCTCGCCGGCCGGGGTGGTCTCGTCGACGCGGCCACCGAGGTGCGCCAGGGCGCCGGTGACCGGGCCGAGGGCCGTGGCCGGCACGTCGACCTCGAAGCGGTGGCACGGCTCGAAGACCCGGGTGCCGGCCGCGGCCAGGGCCTGCAGCAGCACGTGCGGCGTGAGGTCGCGGAAGTCG
Protein-coding regions in this window:
- a CDS encoding ribbon-helix-helix domain-containing protein; translation: MTAAMSITLDDDLAQALNAAVGGGNRSALVAEAIREYLDRRNIAAAKAWHASLEGDDAAALADFDATW
- a CDS encoding VOC family protein; this translates as MTNDIDAGPERNTRPADYPAAIVPMLAYEDGVAAINFLRDAFGFTERMRLTADDGSIGHAELALGDAVVAIAMPAGIGYESPKHHREHCTIAMRWTEQPWVINGVMIYVDDVDAHAARAETAGARLLSRPEDQPYGVRSYRVEDPEGHRWMFSQHLRDTKPEDWGATTSG
- a CDS encoding helix-turn-helix transcriptional regulator, encoding MTVNRQELAAFLRSRRARLRPGDVGLPAGGAGPRRTPGLRRQEVAELARISIDYYIRLEQGRGPQPSRQVLGALARALMLTADEREYLFRMAGEPPPVVVGPSRELLPAIRHLLDTMPLTPAYVVDAKYDLLAWNALATRFIGDLSAHPPADRNMLRWMFRQSVDDPHWRDEDALAFTAASVADVRAAYARYPGDPGIEALVTELLGLSPQFARMWHSHDVAVRRGVRKRVVHPDVGPLEFECQVLHISDSDQRMIVYCAEPGSPTEAAFRRLTELPALRP
- a CDS encoding gluconokinase, which gives rise to MTVDDVTLDAAVEPLVVAVDIGSTATRGGVHDGSGRRVAGLQHKVPHAFTVAPDGTSVIDPEQVTAEVEQVLDAVTGHSRLRTRVAGVAIDTFAASLIAVDAAGRALTPCLTYADSRSADAVAALRKELDEHAIQQRTGTRLHTSYHAPRLRWLAATQPRVVAGAAGWWSLGEYVLARLVGQPLAGTSTVAWTGLLDRRTGEFDTELLTAADIAPEQLTPPLDPTRPLPLARPARWPALARAAWFPVITDGFASNIGSGATDATVLTAATATSGALRVLLDGPADPLPFGLWNYRVDGGRTLLGGAINDVGRAFSWAQDSLRVSGTLADVLTAPPSDATPLVLPYLTGERAPGWVGGARAVLGGVSAATDADALFRGIVEGVAMTYARVADELGPAAPQVVEVAAAGRVSNDQPEWLQVLADVLGRPVTHVTRQRATQRGTALLALDVLAPEVPRAPRSTGATFEPRHKDHYTARRARFADVYDALLRG
- a CDS encoding NAD(P)H-binding protein, which produces MKLTVLGATGGTGQHVVRRALDAGHHVTAVVRDPARLTVAADPRLEVVVADVFDPESIAAAVTGRDAVIDTLGPRPGTEPTVCSRGAQAVVAAVAANNSAARLLVVTGSGHARDAGDGPVTRYLLKPLVGALALRKQFADFGRAERAVFDSRLRWTVLRPPQLTDGGRKPYRTALDRNVRGGFRLSRADLADAIMVALDDPKTVGHVIGLGY
- a CDS encoding serine/threonine-protein kinase: MTSEPPKTPKPKPTPEPEPVPAPGKPCARVVGGCYELVEQIGGGASGTVWRARSQATGEAVAVKLLRDELVPQPKAVMRFVQERAILAALEHENIVPVRELLTIGDSLGLVMELVEGGSARALLRERGTLTPAEAATVMAGVADGLAHAHHLGVVHRDLKPDNILVGTPEALDSDPGVRLTDFGIARVVDAPPLTTTGALLGTPNYLAPEVINGAKPSPSSDVYAFGMVLYELLTGRPPYAGHTPRSVFRRHVETRPRRNPGIPDVLWRIVSSCVDRNPACRPSAAGLGEALRLAAVRLGAAPALPKPPRLPMQSALTGRPWIPTQRRRVPAWHAITTVVSVFVLLTVALVALDWPGGGDGQRADASRPTASPGPSRSGGGGAKPQRAGRPASTEIAELTANRMAKPAPAKAARPSEAKVAPVPTAYGPVKCTGYQWKFLQPAFSNTCFATGPGIRVSGGLKSKEVLADITLTLKDTAGNRVGQPYTCPGLRFGPEMSERVCGAFELTPPRGRRYVLVQSWRVYDGDGTAIHGEAKSAEFAY
- a CDS encoding DUF1345 domain-containing protein; this encodes MAGTLTARLVEVVLAVGGLLFTVVGSESEPVVVLFLLFWGLLAFAYLLVGTVWVRRERFIDPHLPPPPMTGWNARLTGRRFSFFFTAAASITGLGASLDVLAVDESSDFSGLVQGLGAFVTFCAWLLLQVGYARFYAQWTGWRFPKCPYPRLIDFLYFSVTVGVSFAASDVEVQGRVVRYHVMVHSVISFFYNAIVLAIAVNIITG
- a CDS encoding PRC-barrel domain containing protein — its product is MDVFNAWSWRTPALGGGHDQTTPDRDPDDPDLDRARSRTVEAADEGGPGFSIDLTGYAVAAVDGEIGKVEKATDTDLVVDTGPWIFGRSVLLPAGVVDRVDHQSRTVHVDRTKDQIKDAPEHADAPDYRDRLAHYYRDTYGSQ
- a CDS encoding SDR family oxidoreductase, translating into MTQIALITGANKGIGYATARALGERGMTVLVAARDADRGRTAAKELSGAGLDAKFVLLDVTDAATVRAAADLVEEEFGRLDVLVNNAGILRADGAAGEPSRTTIGTLREVFETNVYGVVTVTNAFLPLLRRAPAARIVNVSSEVGSITSLTDPASPLFVLTSVPYPASKAALNMITAMYAKELRDTAIKVNAANPGYTATDFNDHHGFRTPEQAAAVNVHLATLPADGPSGLLWGHLITLEGDQNGVLAW
- a CDS encoding type II toxin-antitoxin system PemK/MazF family toxin, which encodes MVRRGDVFDYTIGSRRVRVLVVSANTFSADYPVIVLVHDRADGDVPGILLPLPKDIAGGGTIDLSRIRYADPAAFGHRHARLSAALMSQVDQGLRRLLAL
- a CDS encoding TetR/AcrR family transcriptional regulator, which produces MGTRDVILDAAAEVIRSRGMANATTREIAKAAGYSEATLYKHFTGKVELLVEVLRERSPGLARLNRALAVLDDDLPTGLTAIATAAIAFYTEAFPMLASIFGDPSILAAHTAGLRQVGAGPHRVNEAVVDYLRLQQDRGAVRPDADLVAAAALLVGACFQHAFLGHMNGPARRPDPEAARSFATLVATALR